A portion of the Algisphaera agarilytica genome contains these proteins:
- a CDS encoding PEP-CTERM sorting domain-containing protein (PEP-CTERM proteins occur, often in large numbers, in the proteomes of bacteria that also encode an exosortase, a predicted intramembrane cysteine proteinase. The presence of a PEP-CTERM domain at a protein's C-terminus predicts cleavage within the sorting domain, followed by covalent anchoring to some some component of the (usually Gram-negative) cell surface. Many PEP-CTERM proteins exhibit an unusual sequence composition that includes large numbers of potential glycosylation sites. Expression of one such protein has been shown restore the ability of a bacterium to form floc, a type of biofilm.) — protein MLCCLGGRLWCRGSRFARRLSHISSGKKMPHRHLLVALLVAVSTPVCLQAQVQLSNTARFGILNDPNNPFDTEPDPNAQSALYTERFLLNFPELRPFNLVEELERELNANTPQPPAFEAYRQQSRLVSNSLFEASIGNVNGDLDAIPDDFREDRIYGTGPGDPNSFDEAGGSVGGFAGKLVSGIRTPAGSVSSNDQEVRTRIKVQNTGPTESSSALALDLRLKSLFEAQPNVWANEAVSINLFDVDEGEGLLPGSQRSSELYDTVPGGFGSPSFGTLFSEDEFSFPESNEVSRTASGEFGIDFTLEPGQEKTLEFVLTFYTQVSNGSEFPAQLDNTQSLDFALNIFGDGIEVEYLPAPEPASLALLVLGTTLVVRRRRA, from the coding sequence TTGCTGTGCTGTCTTGGTGGGCGTTTATGGTGTCGGGGATCGCGGTTTGCTCGACGCCTGTCTCATATCAGCTCAGGGAAAAAGATGCCCCATCGCCACCTGCTCGTTGCCTTGCTCGTTGCTGTGTCCACGCCGGTATGTTTGCAGGCTCAGGTCCAATTATCCAACACCGCACGCTTCGGCATTCTCAACGATCCGAACAATCCCTTTGATACCGAGCCCGACCCCAATGCGCAATCGGCCCTCTACACCGAGCGCTTTCTGCTGAACTTTCCTGAGTTGCGACCGTTCAATCTGGTCGAGGAGCTTGAACGTGAGCTGAATGCCAACACACCCCAGCCGCCCGCATTCGAAGCCTACCGTCAACAGTCGCGGTTGGTTTCTAACAGTTTGTTCGAGGCAAGCATCGGCAACGTCAACGGCGACCTCGACGCCATCCCCGACGACTTTCGCGAAGACCGCATCTACGGCACCGGCCCGGGCGATCCGAATTCGTTTGATGAAGCGGGTGGTTCGGTCGGCGGGTTCGCGGGCAAATTAGTCTCGGGTATCCGCACGCCGGCGGGCTCGGTGAGTAGCAACGATCAAGAAGTGCGGACACGTATCAAAGTCCAAAACACCGGCCCGACCGAGTCTTCCAGCGCACTGGCGCTCGATCTGAGGTTGAAATCACTTTTTGAAGCCCAGCCCAATGTGTGGGCGAACGAAGCAGTCAGCATCAACCTTTTCGATGTCGATGAAGGCGAGGGTTTGCTGCCCGGTTCACAGCGATCTAGCGAGCTCTACGACACGGTCCCCGGAGGGTTTGGTTCGCCCAGCTTCGGCACGCTGTTCAGTGAAGATGAATTCAGCTTCCCCGAATCCAATGAAGTCAGCCGCACCGCGTCGGGTGAATTCGGGATTGATTTCACGCTTGAGCCGGGCCAGGAAAAAACGCTCGAATTTGTGCTGACCTTCTACACCCAGGTCAGTAACGGCTCGGAGTTCCCCGCCCAGCTGGACAACACCCAATCGCTGGACTTCGCGCTCAACATCTTCGGCGACGGTATCGAGGTCGAATATCTCCCCGCCCCCGAGCCCGCTTCGCTGGCGCTGCTCGTCTTGGGCACCACGCTGGTCGTGCGTCGTCGGCGAGCCTAA
- the gndA gene encoding NADP-dependent phosphogluconate dehydrogenase — protein MAKKKSNQSDIGLIGLAVMGQNLVLNMADHGYKVSVYNRTTSKMEAFIKDCEENEPSAERVVGFAELKDFVKSIAKPRKIVLLVQSTAVLPHDRDAVDATIAGLLPLIDKGDIIIDGGNSNWNATIRREEELTKAGYEFIGSGVSGGELGARFGPSLMPGGSKKAWKSLKPIWEAIAAKVDPKTGKPYEDYKKGVPITEGETCTTHIGADGAGHYVKMVHNGIEYIDMQLICEAYQLMKDLLGMKPDEMSKVFGQWNEGLLDSFLIEITTDILQQKDPTNKRKWFVDIVLDAAGQKGTGKWTSTSALDMGIPANAIAEAVFARCLSAIKEERVAASKKLKGPKNTKPVRGKKALIEAIHDALYSSKICAYAQGFQLMAEAQNEYGWKLNFGEIAKIFRGGCIIRARFLQKITEAYAKDPKLQNLMLDPFFKKELHRCQENWRKVVSLAVLNGVPTPAFSSALAYFDGYRSAVVPANLLQAQRDYFGAHTYERVDKPRGQKFHVDWPEPDRPQLKA, from the coding sequence ATGGCTAAGAAGAAATCCAACCAATCCGACATCGGCCTCATCGGCCTGGCCGTCATGGGCCAGAACCTCGTCCTGAACATGGCCGACCACGGCTACAAGGTCAGCGTCTACAACCGCACCACCTCCAAGATGGAAGCCTTCATCAAGGACTGCGAAGAAAACGAGCCCTCGGCCGAGCGCGTCGTCGGCTTCGCCGAGCTCAAGGACTTCGTCAAGTCCATCGCCAAGCCCCGCAAGATAGTGCTGCTCGTGCAGTCGACCGCCGTGCTGCCCCACGACCGCGACGCGGTGGACGCGACCATCGCCGGGCTGCTTCCCCTGATCGATAAGGGCGACATCATCATCGACGGCGGCAACTCCAACTGGAACGCCACCATCCGCCGTGAAGAAGAGCTGACCAAGGCCGGCTACGAGTTCATCGGCTCGGGCGTCTCCGGCGGTGAGCTCGGCGCACGCTTCGGGCCTTCGCTCATGCCCGGCGGCTCGAAGAAAGCCTGGAAGTCGCTCAAGCCCATCTGGGAAGCCATCGCCGCCAAGGTCGACCCCAAGACCGGCAAGCCCTACGAAGACTACAAGAAGGGCGTGCCGATCACCGAAGGTGAGACCTGCACCACCCACATCGGCGCCGACGGCGCGGGCCACTACGTCAAGATGGTCCACAACGGCATCGAATACATCGACATGCAGCTGATCTGCGAAGCCTATCAGCTCATGAAGGACCTCCTGGGCATGAAGCCCGACGAGATGTCCAAAGTGTTCGGCCAGTGGAACGAAGGCCTGCTCGACAGCTTCCTGATCGAAATCACCACCGACATCCTCCAGCAGAAAGACCCGACCAACAAGCGCAAGTGGTTCGTCGACATCGTCCTCGATGCGGCCGGCCAAAAGGGTACCGGTAAGTGGACCAGCACCAGCGCCCTGGACATGGGCATCCCCGCCAACGCGATCGCCGAGGCCGTGTTCGCCCGCTGCCTCAGTGCCATCAAGGAAGAGCGCGTCGCCGCGTCCAAGAAGCTCAAGGGCCCCAAGAACACCAAGCCCGTCCGCGGCAAGAAGGCCCTCATCGAAGCGATCCACGACGCCCTCTACAGCTCGAAGATCTGCGCCTACGCCCAGGGCTTCCAGCTCATGGCCGAAGCGCAAAACGAGTACGGCTGGAAGCTGAACTTTGGCGAGATCGCCAAGATCTTCCGCGGCGGCTGCATCATCCGCGCCCGCTTCCTGCAGAAGATCACCGAGGCCTACGCCAAGGACCCGAAGCTGCAAAACCTCATGCTCGACCCGTTCTTCAAGAAGGAACTGCACCGCTGCCAGGAGAACTGGCGGAAGGTCGTCAGCCTGGCCGTGCTCAACGGCGTGCCGACCCCGGCCTTCAGCTCGGCGCTGGCCTACTTCGACGGCTACCGCTCGGCGGTCGTCCCGGCCAACCTGCTGCAAGCCCAGCGTGACTACTTCGGCGCCCACACCTACGAGCGCGTCGACAAGCCCCGCGGCCAGAAGTTCCACGTCGATTGGCCCGAGCCCGATCGCCCGCAGCTCAAGGCGTAA
- a CDS encoding phosphoglycerate dehydrogenase produces the protein MRILLTTTSYQDTPGDHHAKLESSGFEIVRARGPLHEAEMLELVEKHGGFDGLLNGDDEITANVIDAALAAPTPLKVIAKYGIGLDSINVPHATEKKIPVLFTPGVNHTTVAEHAFGLMIGLSKHFKMHLREVEAGNWKRQTGSELAGKTLGIIGMGRIGKEVIKRGAAFGMPAMAYDLYWDEDFANEYGVKKCDSAEEVLTTADVISLHMNLTEENRGFINTALIEQMKDTAILINTARGGLVNESDIAEACKAGKLGGYGTDVVNVEPMQTPHPYQGVDNIMLTPHIGSRTLESVGRQAMRATLNLVNFLSGNDDFIQANKF, from the coding sequence ATGCGAATCCTCCTCACCACCACCAGCTATCAGGACACCCCCGGCGATCACCACGCCAAGCTCGAATCCTCGGGCTTCGAGATCGTCCGTGCCCGCGGCCCGCTCCACGAGGCCGAGATGCTCGAACTCGTCGAGAAGCACGGCGGCTTCGACGGCCTGCTCAACGGCGACGACGAGATCACCGCCAACGTCATCGACGCCGCGCTCGCCGCCCCCACCCCGCTCAAGGTCATCGCCAAATACGGCATCGGGCTCGACTCGATCAACGTCCCCCACGCCACCGAAAAGAAGATCCCCGTGCTCTTCACCCCCGGCGTGAACCACACCACCGTCGCCGAGCACGCCTTCGGCCTGATGATCGGCCTGTCCAAACACTTCAAGATGCACCTCCGCGAGGTCGAGGCGGGCAACTGGAAACGTCAGACCGGCAGCGAACTGGCGGGCAAGACCCTGGGCATCATCGGCATGGGCCGGATCGGCAAGGAAGTCATCAAACGCGGCGCCGCCTTCGGCATGCCCGCGATGGCCTACGACCTGTATTGGGACGAAGATTTCGCCAACGAGTACGGCGTCAAGAAATGCGACTCGGCCGAGGAAGTCCTCACCACCGCCGACGTGATCAGCCTCCACATGAACCTGACTGAAGAAAACCGCGGGTTCATCAACACCGCCCTGATCGAGCAGATGAAAGACACCGCCATCCTGATCAACACCGCCCGCGGCGGCCTGGTCAACGAATCGGACATCGCCGAGGCCTGCAAAGCGGGCAAGCTCGGCGGCTACGGCACGGACGTGGTCAACGTCGAGCCGATGCAGACGCCCCACCCCTACCAGGGCGTCGACAACATCATGCTGACCCCCCACATCGGCAGCCGGACCCTGGAGTCCGTCGGCCGGCAGGCCATGCGGGCGACGCTGAATCTTGTAAACTTCTTGTCTGGAAATGACGACTTTATCCAGGCCAACAAGTTCTAA
- a CDS encoding ABC transporter ATP-binding protein, giving the protein MSEAILETRGLGRTFTEGGRELRVLDGVDTSIAVGEKLAILGRSGSGKSTLLHLIGGLDTPTEGQILYRGTSLHELPEKEIDAYRRTHVGLVFQFYHLLPELNAVENVLIGGLIAEDGRTKSAIKQRAESLLERVGLKDRMKHRPAKLSGGERQRVAIARALINEPDVLLADEPTGNLDADTGRSILELFHELHAEGQTMVLVTHDDKVAEAADRVVTLVNGRLAADLPPD; this is encoded by the coding sequence ATGAGTGAAGCCATCCTCGAAACCCGCGGCCTGGGCAGAACCTTTACCGAAGGCGGGCGCGAGCTGCGCGTCCTTGACGGGGTGGACACGTCGATCGCGGTGGGCGAGAAGCTGGCCATCCTTGGCCGATCGGGTTCGGGCAAGTCGACCCTGCTGCACCTCATCGGCGGCCTCGACACCCCGACCGAGGGGCAGATCCTCTACCGCGGGACCAGCCTGCACGAACTGCCCGAAAAGGAAATCGACGCCTACCGCCGGACGCACGTCGGCCTGGTGTTTCAGTTTTATCACCTGCTGCCGGAGCTGAACGCGGTGGAGAACGTCCTGATCGGCGGGCTCATCGCGGAGGATGGCCGGACGAAGAGCGCGATCAAGCAGCGGGCCGAGTCGCTGCTGGAGCGAGTCGGGCTGAAGGACCGGATGAAACACCGCCCCGCGAAGCTGTCGGGCGGGGAGCGTCAGCGGGTGGCGATCGCCCGGGCGTTGATCAATGAGCCGGACGTGCTGCTGGCCGACGAACCGACGGGCAACCTCGACGCGGACACCGGCCGGTCGATCCTGGAACTGTTCCACGAGCTGCACGCCGAGGGCCAGACCATGGTCCTGGTCACCCACGACGACAAGGTGGCGGAGGCCGCCGACCGGGTGGTCACGCTGGTCAACGGGCGTTTGGCGGCGGACCTGCCCCCGGATTGA
- a CDS encoding ABC transporter permease — protein sequence MYKLLLILKYLRRKLAPLFAAVAVMLCTAMVIIVMSVMGGFLDQFRESARNLTGDVIVEGSLQGFEQYEELLAAILELPEIQNGTPLIETYGLINFRDNAKPVRVQGVDMAKLEEIVGYKHTLMWTPDELLELPKEILGEDSKRYQQIKEQITREHPIDPGRDEEGQRQGLPEALIGIEVNPYHYRDELGNYNIDSTWARAPMALTVVPLTSGGTASLEQERREFVVVNEFKSGLFDIDGQYVFVPFDTLQKMLAMDQRKGFDTEGFDPETGLGGKEIVIPGRANRLVLKVAPGVEVLDARNRVQKTIADFYDAQDNLLLARPRALTWEDVHGQIIGAVKNEKNLVSFLFGVISLVAIFMVATTFYTLIQDKTRDIGILRAIGATRKGILGLFVGYGLAIGVIGAVGGAALGVGVVRALNLVQHFLGHYLGVTSLLIGSAVLGAVLGLILAILIGFRQRRMVFWIKRIPALGALLLFLPSLVVVLSMSQVYAWLNENIRFVMWDPQTYFFDRIPDRIDPLEITLVSVGMIVSCVIGSLIPALIASSLEPVETLRYE from the coding sequence ATGTACAAGCTCCTGCTCATCCTGAAGTACCTCCGCCGGAAGCTCGCGCCGCTGTTCGCGGCGGTGGCGGTGATGCTTTGCACGGCGATGGTGATCATCGTCATGAGCGTGATGGGCGGGTTCCTCGACCAGTTCCGTGAGTCGGCCCGCAACCTCACCGGCGACGTCATCGTCGAGGGCTCGCTGCAGGGCTTCGAGCAATACGAAGAACTGCTCGCAGCGATCCTCGAACTGCCCGAGATCCAGAACGGCACGCCGCTCATCGAGACCTACGGACTGATCAACTTCCGCGACAACGCCAAGCCCGTCCGCGTGCAGGGCGTGGACATGGCCAAGCTCGAAGAGATCGTCGGCTACAAACACACGCTGATGTGGACGCCCGACGAACTGCTCGAACTGCCCAAAGAAATCCTGGGTGAAGACAGCAAGCGTTACCAACAGATCAAAGAGCAGATCACCCGTGAGCACCCGATCGACCCGGGCCGAGACGAAGAAGGGCAACGCCAGGGCCTGCCTGAGGCGCTGATCGGCATCGAGGTGAACCCGTACCACTACCGCGACGAGCTGGGCAACTACAACATCGACAGCACCTGGGCGCGGGCGCCGATGGCGCTGACCGTGGTGCCGTTGACTTCGGGCGGCACGGCCTCGCTGGAGCAGGAACGGCGGGAGTTTGTCGTCGTCAACGAATTCAAGAGCGGGTTGTTTGATATCGACGGGCAGTACGTGTTCGTGCCGTTCGACACGCTGCAGAAGATGCTGGCGATGGACCAGCGCAAAGGGTTCGACACCGAGGGCTTCGACCCCGAGACCGGGCTGGGTGGCAAGGAGATCGTCATCCCCGGCCGGGCGAATCGGCTGGTGCTGAAGGTCGCCCCGGGCGTCGAGGTGCTCGATGCCCGCAACCGCGTGCAGAAGACGATCGCCGATTTCTACGATGCACAGGACAACCTGCTGCTGGCCCGCCCCCGGGCGCTGACCTGGGAAGATGTGCACGGGCAGATCATCGGGGCGGTCAAAAACGAAAAGAACCTGGTCAGCTTCCTCTTCGGGGTGATCAGCCTGGTCGCGATCTTCATGGTCGCCACCACGTTCTACACCCTGATCCAGGACAAGACCCGCGACATCGGCATCCTCCGGGCGATCGGCGCCACCCGCAAAGGCATCCTCGGGCTGTTCGTCGGCTACGGTCTGGCGATCGGGGTGATCGGCGCGGTCGGCGGCGCGGCGCTGGGCGTCGGCGTGGTCCGGGCGCTGAACCTCGTGCAACACTTCCTGGGCCATTACCTGGGCGTGACGTCGCTGCTGATCGGCAGCGCCGTCCTCGGCGCGGTGCTGGGCCTGATCCTGGCCATCCTCATCGGGTTCCGGCAGCGGCGGATGGTGTTCTGGATCAAACGCATCCCCGCCCTCGGTGCGCTGCTGCTGTTTCTCCCCAGCCTGGTGGTCGTGCTTTCGATGAGCCAGGTCTACGCGTGGCTGAACGAGAACATCCGCTTTGTGATGTGGGACCCCCAGACCTACTTCTTCGATCGGATCCCGGACCGGATCGACCCACTGGAGATCACGCTGGTCTCGGTGGGGATGATCGTGAGCTGTGTCATCGGGTCGTTGATCCCGGCCCTGATCGCGTCGTCACTCGAACCCGTGGAGACGCTGCGTTATGAGTGA
- the lysS gene encoding lysine--tRNA ligase produces the protein MSDPKPEKSDNQLLGDRRNKLKRLRDEFGLDPYGQRTEGLITIADARSRYDAAADEAYKDAEDPAAVEDTRAVVAVAGRVVQHRVMGNLIFLSLRDHSGDVQIAVSKKTVGQPDFGLAKMTDYGDLVTARGALGTTKTGEVSVWAGEGFDVTQDSPAYRITTKSLALPPGKHHGLTDPETRYRKRYVDLYSNPEVMQTMQLRIRIIDAIRDYLRGKGYMEVETPMLQSIHGGAAARPFHTHHNALDIPLTLRIAPELYLKRLLVGGLPKVFEINRNFRNEGISPRHNPEFTMLEAYEAYGNWETMAELVEDMTCTVAEKIFGTLKIEHKNAEGEVTKTIDLSRPWRRVPMAELVEERTGWKFTKEPATPEEIDRLREQNPGKDLKFDGTPAEQLTEVFEKLIEHTLIDPCFVTQVPSVIIPLAKKNVNDPYFADVYELAINGVEISPGYTELNDPAVQEANFREQVGDEDEKQQIDEDFLEALRVGMPPAGGLGLGIDRLVMMLTGAESIRDVILFPLMKPQGD, from the coding sequence ATGAGCGACCCAAAGCCCGAAAAATCCGACAACCAGCTCCTCGGCGACCGCCGCAACAAGCTCAAGCGGCTCCGCGATGAATTCGGGCTGGACCCCTACGGCCAACGCACCGAGGGGCTGATCACCATCGCCGACGCCCGCAGCCGATACGACGCCGCGGCGGACGAGGCCTACAAAGACGCCGAGGACCCCGCCGCCGTGGAAGACACCCGGGCCGTGGTCGCGGTGGCCGGGCGGGTGGTGCAGCACCGCGTCATGGGCAACCTGATCTTCCTGTCGCTGCGTGACCACTCGGGCGACGTGCAGATCGCCGTCTCGAAGAAGACCGTCGGCCAACCCGACTTCGGCCTCGCCAAGATGACCGACTACGGCGACCTGGTCACCGCCCGCGGCGCGCTGGGCACCACCAAGACCGGCGAAGTCTCCGTCTGGGCGGGCGAAGGCTTCGACGTCACCCAAGACAGCCCCGCCTACCGCATCACCACCAAATCTCTCGCCCTGCCCCCCGGCAAGCACCACGGCCTGACCGACCCCGAGACCCGCTACCGCAAGCGCTACGTCGACCTCTACTCCAACCCCGAGGTCATGCAGACGATGCAGCTGCGCATCCGCATCATCGACGCCATCCGCGACTACCTGCGTGGCAAGGGCTACATGGAAGTCGAGACCCCGATGCTCCAGAGCATCCACGGCGGCGCCGCGGCCCGGCCGTTCCACACCCACCACAACGCGCTGGACATCCCGCTCACCCTCCGCATCGCGCCGGAGCTCTACCTCAAGCGGCTGCTCGTCGGCGGGCTGCCCAAGGTCTTCGAGATCAACCGCAACTTCCGCAACGAAGGCATCAGCCCCCGCCACAACCCCGAGTTCACCATGCTCGAGGCCTACGAGGCCTACGGCAACTGGGAGACCATGGCCGAGCTGGTCGAAGACATGACCTGCACCGTTGCAGAAAAAATCTTCGGCACGCTGAAGATCGAGCACAAGAACGCCGAGGGCGAAGTCACCAAAACGATCGACCTGTCGCGCCCGTGGCGCCGCGTGCCCATGGCCGAGCTCGTCGAAGAACGCACCGGCTGGAAGTTCACCAAGGAACCCGCCACGCCCGAGGAGATCGACCGCCTCCGCGAGCAGAACCCCGGCAAAGACCTGAAGTTCGACGGCACCCCGGCCGAGCAACTCACCGAGGTCTTCGAGAAGCTGATCGAGCACACGCTGATCGACCCGTGCTTTGTCACGCAGGTGCCGAGCGTGATTATCCCGCTGGCGAAGAAAAACGTGAACGACCCGTACTTCGCCGACGTCTACGAACTGGCGATCAACGGCGTCGAGATCAGCCCGGGCTACACCGAGCTCAACGACCCCGCAGTCCAGGAAGCGAACTTCCGCGAACAGGTCGGCGATGAAGACGAGAAGCAACAGATTGATGAGGACTTCCTCGAAGCCCTGCGCGTCGGCATGCCCCCCGCGGGCGGCCTGGGCCTGGGCATCGACCGGCTCGTGATGATGCTGACCGGAGCCGAGTCCATCCGCGACGTGATCCTGTTCCCGCTGATGAAGCCGCAAGGTGATTGA
- the rplS gene encoding 50S ribosomal protein L19 gives MSDAIIAAVQSKQLKNDLPVVHVGDTVDVHVRIIEGAKERIQVFQGVVIKQQNGGLETTITVRRIVANEGVERTFPIHSPRIAKIEVVRRGDARRAKLYYLRDRVGKKRRLRDRRRGLETLVKQEEAATASANAAAEAAAAAESKQEETAEA, from the coding sequence ATGAGCGACGCCATTATCGCCGCCGTCCAATCCAAGCAACTCAAGAACGACCTGCCCGTGGTCCACGTCGGCGACACCGTCGACGTCCACGTCCGCATCATCGAGGGCGCCAAGGAGCGTATCCAGGTGTTCCAAGGCGTCGTGATCAAGCAGCAAAACGGTGGTCTGGAAACCACGATCACCGTCCGCCGCATCGTCGCCAACGAAGGCGTCGAGCGGACCTTCCCGATCCACTCCCCCCGGATCGCGAAGATCGAAGTCGTGCGTCGTGGCGACGCCCGCCGGGCGAAGCTGTACTACCTGCGTGACCGCGTGGGCAAGAAGCGTCGCCTCCGCGACCGCCGCCGTGGCCTGGAGACCCTGGTCAAGCAGGAAGAAGCCGCCACCGCCTCGGCCAACGCCGCCGCGGAAGCCGCTGCTGCCGCCGAGTCCAAACAAGAAGAAACCGCCGAAGCGTAA
- a CDS encoding GNAT family N-acetyltransferase — protein sequence MLGLDDGSDAAASPRTDLVTLRDADEADAKDLIAVHAAAFPTDAEAKLVAELLDGYDVLFSIAAECDGRIVGHALLTGMTHEDGGSVRGLVGLAPIAVHPDFQGRGIGKALVREAIRQCKANRVTALFVLGEPGYYGPMGFQPASEQGLTSEFDAGDAFQVIQFRPDRPAPAGRVSYAPAFNNLAH from the coding sequence CTGCTGGGCCTGGACGATGGCAGCGACGCAGCCGCGTCCCCCCGCACCGACCTCGTCACCCTCCGCGACGCGGACGAGGCCGACGCCAAGGACCTAATCGCGGTCCACGCCGCCGCCTTCCCGACCGACGCCGAGGCGAAGCTCGTCGCCGAGTTGCTTGATGGATACGACGTCTTGTTTTCCATCGCCGCCGAGTGCGACGGCCGGATCGTCGGCCACGCCCTGCTCACCGGCATGACCCACGAAGACGGCGGCAGCGTCCGCGGCCTGGTGGGCCTCGCGCCGATCGCGGTTCACCCCGACTTCCAGGGCCGAGGCATCGGCAAGGCCCTGGTCCGTGAGGCGATCCGGCAGTGCAAGGCCAACCGTGTGACCGCCCTGTTCGTCCTGGGCGAGCCGGGCTACTACGGGCCCATGGGATTCCAACCGGCTTCTGAACAAGGGCTTACCAGCGAATTCGACGCGGGCGATGCCTTCCAGGTGATCCAGTTTCGGCCCGACCGCCCCGCCCCGGCCGGCCGGGTGAGTTATGCCCCGGCGTTCAACAATCTGGCCCACTGA
- a CDS encoding methyltransferase family protein has translation MSQAPANHPTTLQPARGNTAWRAFTAPLFLTLAFVAIHVLDKHYPGAIWFTMPWKMLGWGPIVLGSLLCVAGAGHFAQRRTTIMPRRESRVLVTTGVFALTRNPMYLGMVIILVGVCLIGGSATVWIVPPAFAWVVDRTLIRLEEQMLTQRFGDDFADYRRRVRRWV, from the coding sequence ATGAGTCAGGCCCCCGCCAACCACCCAACGACCCTTCAACCCGCCCGCGGCAACACCGCGTGGCGGGCTTTCACTGCGCCGTTGTTCCTGACCCTCGCGTTCGTGGCGATCCACGTGTTGGACAAGCATTACCCCGGGGCGATCTGGTTCACCATGCCCTGGAAGATGCTGGGCTGGGGGCCGATCGTGCTGGGCTCGCTGCTGTGTGTGGCGGGAGCGGGCCACTTCGCCCAACGACGGACCACGATCATGCCCCGCCGGGAGAGCCGTGTGCTGGTGACCACCGGCGTGTTCGCGCTGACCCGCAACCCCATGTACCTGGGCATGGTGATCATCCTGGTGGGCGTCTGCCTGATCGGCGGCTCGGCCACGGTGTGGATCGTCCCGCCCGCGTTTGCCTGGGTGGTGGATCGAACCCTCATCCGCCTGGAAGAGCAGATGCTTACGCAGCGGTTCGGTGACGACTTTGCCGACTATCGCAGGCGGGTGCGTCGCTGGGTGTGA
- the rpsP gene encoding 30S ribosomal protein S16: protein MPGSPQRMFRPGTLFTVTPPAGPPEIYTMVRLRLKRFGRTHSPFYRLNAIDQRSPRDGKPIEELGFFDPCNKDESKQVNLKEDRIRYWLGVGAQPSETVTDILAKAGILDKKTGKATAAE from the coding sequence ATGCCCGGCTCGCCCCAGCGGATGTTCCGCCCCGGCACCCTGTTCACGGTCACGCCCCCAGCGGGCCCCCCGGAGATCTACACCATGGTTCGTCTTCGTCTCAAGCGCTTCGGCCGCACCCACAGCCCCTTCTACCGCCTCAACGCCATCGATCAACGCTCGCCCCGCGACGGCAAGCCGATCGAAGAGCTCGGCTTCTTCGACCCCTGCAACAAGGACGAGTCGAAGCAGGTCAACCTCAAGGAAGACCGCATCCGCTACTGGCTCGGCGTCGGCGCTCAGCCCTCGGAAACCGTCACCGACATCCTCGCCAAGGCCGGCATCCTCGACAAGAAGACCGGTAAAGCGACCGCTGCCGAGTAA